Proteins from one Cryptomeria japonica chromosome 4, Sugi_1.0, whole genome shotgun sequence genomic window:
- the LOC131041045 gene encoding aluminum-activated malate transporter 14-like → MASTDLNGECKVDVIVSDKPRKRSHLRKEGKNMKSRIGAFLIKIWKLGKEDPRRLIHSMKFGAALSLVSLLYLIDPLFNGVGDNAISAVLTVVVVLEFTAGATLSKGLNRGLGTLMAGFLATCVSYLSRHAGEVGHAIVVGFSVFILGAGASFARFFPTVKRRYDYGVVIFILTFNLIAVSGYRVDNILRLARARLSTIAIGCGLCLVISVLVYPIWAGEDLHNFTAQKYEDLARSLEGCVQEYFDGPDDEVDEDENDKTSAEDVIYEGYKSVLDSKAKDESLATFASWEPRHGPFRHRYPWKQYVKIGANLRHLAYSIVALHGCLRSEIQTPHSVRSVLRKPCLKVSEEAAKLLRELSYSIRHMRRSNSGIMMEYLQFALKDLQTALNGLPKHFVDLRRWHSDKNKGIQSQIDQQEEPINSPNEEIQCCAMSLEEPTTTRLFRRGVSLRDQQPDEGKSLSHTQSHVSVEEKSRGHSIEYAEELPLATFAWLLVESVVRIENVVEAADELARLAHFKTCISSHHARSRKASMKVSDPETPRNRVLESHVTSQCAE, encoded by the exons ATGGCGTCTACTGATCTGAATGGCGAGTGTAAAGTGGACGTCATTGTTAGTGATAAGCCTCGAAAGAGATCACACCTGAGAAAAGAAGGAAAAAATATGAAATCCCGCATTGGAGCCTTCTTGATAAAGATATGGAAGCTTGGAAAAGAAGACCCAAGAAGGCTTATACATTCTATGAAATTTGGAGCGGCTCTGTCTTTGGTCTCTCTCCTGTATCTCATTGATCCCCTCTTCAATGGCGTTGGAGATAATGCCATTTCGGCAGTCTTGACAGTCGTGGTCGTACTTGAATTCACTGCAG GGGCTACTTTGAGCAAAGGGTTGAACAGAGGATTAGGCACTCTGATGGCAGGCTTCCTAGCTACCTGTGTGAGTTACTTGTCTAGGCATGCAGGCGAAGTTGGTCATGCCATTGTCGTCGGTTTTTCAGTTTTTATTTTAG GCGCAGGTGCTTCGTTTGCTCGGTTCTTCCCTACAGTGAAGAGAAGATATGACTATGGAGTTGTGATCTTCATTCTCACATTCAATCTTATAGCTGTCTCTGGTTATCGGGTGGATAACATACTCCGTTTGGCACGTGCACGTCTCTCCACCATAGCCATTGGATGTGGTCTGTGCCTCGTCATCAGTGTGCTTGTTTACCCCATCTGGGCAGGGGAGGATCTGCACAACTTTACTGCTCAGAAATATGAAGACCTAGCTCGATCACTTGAAg GATGCGTTCAGGAATACTTTGATGGGCCCGATGATGAGGTGGACGAAGATGAAAACGACAAAACATCAGCAGAAGATGTCATATATGAAGGATACAAATCTGTGTTAGATTCCAAAGCCAAAGACGAGTCTCTG GCGACGTTTGCTAGTTGGGAGCCAAGGCACGGGCCATTTCGGCATAGGTATCCATGGAAACAGTATGTGAAAATTGGAGCCAATCTTCGACATTTAGCATATTCTATTGTTGCCTTGCATGGCTGCTTGCGATCCGAGATTcag ACACCGCATTCTGTTCGTTCGGTGTTGAGGAAGCCATGCCTCAAGGTCAGCGAGGAAGCGGCAAAGTTACTGCGAGAGCTGTCGTACTCTATCAGACACATGCGAAGAAGCAACTCAGGAATCATGATGGAGTATTTACAGTTTGCATTGAAGGATCTGCAGACTGCCTTGAATGGCCTGCCAAAACATTTCGTGGATCTCCGAAGATGGCATTCCGATAAAAACAAAGGAATTCAATCCCAAATAGATCAACAAGAAGAGCCCATCAACTCCCCAAATGAAGAAATCCAGTGTTGTGCAATGAGCTTGGAAGAACCCACCACGACAAGGCTCTTCAGAAGAGGGGTGTCCTTACGAGATCAACAGCCGGATGAAGGGAAAAGCCTCTCACACACACAATCTCATGTTTCTGTTGAAGAAAAATCCAGGGGGCACAGTATAGAATATGCAGAGGAGCTTCCACTCGCCACTTTTGCATGGCTTCTGGTGGAAAGTGTAGTAAGGATTGAGAATGTTGTGGAGGCGGCTGACGAGTTGGCAAGGCTGGCACACTTCAAAACATGCATCTCTTCTCATCATGCAAGATCAAGAAAGGCATCAATGAAGGTTTCTGATCCTGAGACTCCTAGAAACAGAGTATTGGAGAGTCATGTCACTTCTCAATGTGCAGAGTGA